One Streptomyces fagopyri DNA window includes the following coding sequences:
- a CDS encoding beta-galactosidase codes for MISTLLSQLRHGPDGDPTPRLAYGADYNPEQWPREVWEEDVRLMREAGVNIVSVGIFSWARVQPAENEWDFGWLDEIMDLLHAGGIGVDLATATASPPPWLTTAHPEILPVTASGETLWPGARQHWRPTSPVFREHALRLVRTMAERYADHPALVAWHVSNELGCHNVYDYSDDAARAFRGWLRARYTTLDALNHAWGTAFWSQRYSDWEQILPPRLAASHPNPTQQLDFKRFSSDALKDYLRAERDVLRELTPGVPVTTNFMVMGGTKGMNYADWAAEIDFVSNDHYVVPGPQDRDELSFSANLVSGISGGRPWFLMEHSTSAVNWQPVNVAKRPGDLARDSLVHVAHGADAVCFFQWRQSAAGAEKYHSAMVPHAGADSEVFRAVTGLGRTLEALAPVAGTEREPARVGIVFDWDSWWASEQDSHPTSLLDYRQEALNWYSALLALGVRADVVTPQAELDRYQVLIAPVLHVVPAPLAKELTRYVENGGHLITTYFSGVVDENDHIWLGGYPGALRDLLGIRVEEFGPLLGTDTVDVDVNGVAGGAAGSVWTDRITVTDPAVEVLAHYRSGTYADRPAVTRRTVGQGSAAYVSTRLGADGLTGLLPELLAPAGVGSELPDGARGSVELIVRRGGGSRYLFLVNRTDETVAVPGITGDALIGRTDDGGAVVLSPRDVAVVRQPAR; via the coding sequence ATGATCTCCACCCTCCTGTCCCAGTTGCGGCACGGGCCGGACGGTGATCCCACTCCCCGGCTCGCCTACGGCGCCGACTACAACCCGGAGCAGTGGCCGCGCGAGGTGTGGGAGGAGGACGTACGGCTGATGCGTGAGGCCGGCGTCAACATCGTCTCCGTCGGGATCTTCTCCTGGGCGCGCGTCCAGCCGGCCGAGAACGAGTGGGACTTCGGCTGGCTCGACGAGATCATGGACCTGCTGCACGCGGGCGGCATCGGCGTCGACCTGGCCACCGCCACCGCGTCGCCGCCGCCGTGGCTCACCACGGCGCACCCGGAGATCCTCCCGGTGACCGCCTCCGGCGAGACGCTGTGGCCCGGTGCGCGGCAGCACTGGCGTCCCACCTCTCCGGTCTTCCGCGAGCACGCGCTGCGCCTGGTGCGGACGATGGCGGAGCGGTACGCGGACCACCCCGCGCTGGTGGCCTGGCACGTCTCCAACGAACTGGGCTGCCACAACGTCTACGACTACTCCGACGACGCAGCCCGCGCCTTCCGTGGCTGGCTGCGCGCGCGCTACACGACGCTCGACGCCCTCAACCACGCCTGGGGCACGGCGTTCTGGTCGCAGCGCTACAGCGACTGGGAGCAGATCCTGCCGCCGCGGCTGGCCGCCTCCCACCCGAACCCCACCCAGCAGCTGGACTTCAAGCGCTTCTCCTCCGACGCGCTGAAGGACTACCTGCGCGCGGAGCGGGACGTGCTGCGCGAGCTCACGCCCGGGGTGCCGGTCACCACGAACTTTATGGTGATGGGGGGCACCAAGGGCATGAACTACGCGGACTGGGCCGCCGAGATCGACTTCGTCTCCAACGACCACTACGTGGTGCCCGGCCCCCAGGACCGGGACGAGCTGTCCTTCTCCGCCAACCTCGTCAGCGGGATCTCCGGCGGCCGTCCGTGGTTCCTCATGGAGCACTCCACCAGCGCCGTCAACTGGCAGCCCGTCAACGTGGCCAAGCGGCCGGGCGACCTCGCCCGCGACTCGCTGGTCCATGTGGCGCACGGCGCCGACGCGGTGTGCTTCTTCCAGTGGCGCCAGTCGGCGGCCGGCGCGGAGAAGTACCACTCGGCGATGGTCCCGCACGCCGGCGCCGACAGCGAGGTGTTCCGTGCGGTGACCGGCCTCGGGCGGACCCTGGAGGCGCTGGCCCCGGTCGCCGGGACCGAGCGCGAGCCGGCCCGGGTCGGCATCGTCTTCGACTGGGACTCCTGGTGGGCGAGCGAGCAGGACTCGCACCCGACCTCCCTCCTCGACTACCGGCAGGAGGCGCTGAACTGGTACTCCGCCCTCCTGGCCCTCGGCGTCCGCGCCGACGTCGTCACCCCGCAGGCCGAACTGGACCGGTACCAGGTCCTGATCGCGCCGGTGCTGCACGTCGTGCCGGCCCCGCTGGCCAAGGAGCTCACCCGGTACGTGGAGAACGGCGGCCACCTGATCACGACGTACTTCTCCGGTGTCGTCGACGAGAACGACCACATCTGGCTCGGCGGCTACCCGGGGGCCCTGCGCGATCTCCTCGGCATCCGCGTCGAGGAGTTCGGTCCGCTGCTCGGCACGGACACCGTCGACGTCGACGTGAACGGCGTGGCCGGTGGGGCGGCCGGTTCGGTGTGGACCGACCGGATCACCGTCACCGACCCGGCGGTCGAGGTGCTGGCCCACTACCGCAGCGGCACGTACGCCGACCGGCCCGCGGTCACCCGCCGTACCGTGGGCCAGGGTTCGGCCGCGTACGTGTCCACCCGGCTCGGAGCCGACGGGCTCACCGGCCTGCTGCCGGAACTGCTCGCGCCCGCCGGTGTCGGCAGTGAACTGCCGGACGGGGCACGCGGGAGCGTCGAGCTGATCGTGCGCCGCGGCGGTGGCAGCCGCTACCTCTTCCTGGTCAACCGGACCGACGAGACGGTGGCGGTGCCCGGGATCACCGGGGACGCGCTGATCGGCCGGACCGACGACGGGGGCGCCGTGGTCCTCTCCCCGAGGGACGTCGCCGTGGTGCGACAGCCCGCCCGCTGA
- a CDS encoding DUF6629 family protein, whose translation MCWSATADLAAGAGIAAVGVACVTRARRSRDLPLAALPLLLGAHQIVESLVWHSGGGSGPATVAWAAIALPLLPVWVSAGVLCAAPRHARPRLKVPLVIGVATAAALTFALVTRPVRAEIRGHTLGYVVDLPHPGLLVGGYLLATVGSLLLSGDRLLRRLGLLVGAGALICWALWELEFVSTWCAFAALCSVALYAWVRRRPPDAPDREA comes from the coding sequence ATGTGCTGGAGTGCGACGGCCGACCTGGCAGCCGGTGCCGGTATCGCCGCTGTCGGAGTGGCCTGTGTGACGCGCGCGCGGCGCTCCCGGGATCTTCCGCTGGCCGCGCTGCCGCTGCTGCTGGGAGCCCATCAGATCGTCGAGTCCCTGGTCTGGCACTCCGGCGGGGGTTCGGGTCCCGCCACCGTCGCCTGGGCCGCCATCGCGCTTCCGCTGCTGCCCGTGTGGGTGTCGGCGGGGGTCCTGTGCGCGGCGCCCCGGCACGCCCGTCCCCGGCTCAAGGTCCCGCTCGTGATCGGCGTGGCCACCGCCGCCGCCCTCACGTTCGCTCTTGTGACCCGTCCGGTGCGCGCCGAGATCCGCGGTCACACGCTCGGCTACGTGGTCGATCTGCCCCATCCCGGGCTGCTCGTCGGCGGCTACCTGCTCGCCACGGTCGGCTCGCTGCTGCTCTCCGGCGACCGGCTGCTCCGGCGGCTCGGGCTGCTCGTCGGCGCGGGGGCGCTGATCTGCTGGGCGCTGTGGGAGCTGGAGTTCGTCTCGACCTGGTGCGCGTTCGCCGCGCTGTGCTCGGTGGCGCTGTACGCATGGGTGCGGCGCCGCCCGCCGGACGCCCCGGACCGGGAGGCCTGA
- a CDS encoding ATP-binding cassette domain-containing protein, with translation MPTPIQPRSSAETPALPPNGTRVRARSVGQRVRGAGRVLDRVSLDLAPGRLTVIAGSSGAGKTVLLQTLAGLRAPTEGSVLHDGDQPGSPGPEFGFVPQEDIIHRELPLHRTLVYAAKLRMPTGTAAESVTVRVDRVLETLGLAARASTPVHALSGGERKRACVAAELLTRPRVLFLDEPTSGLDPVTGADLLRTLGALAEEGTTVVLTTHTLADLLRGDQVVFLSPGGEVAYSGEPGALCGAFGVGTVEEVYEAVAGGARVARALPADDAETAAPGAGRSGAPASPVRPPRSPVRPRRVGAVRQWSLLTRRGTALLLRNRLSVAVLAGSPVLIVAMFAVLFRAGAFDPAAPDPGTTAMIMFWIAFGAFFFGLTYGLLQICAELPVVRREWLAGLRIGPYLASKLTTTLPLLAVADALLLVVLRALDRLPAAGWTTYGSLFVSSVLASAAALAMGLLASAAVTEPAQATLMLPLLCFPQVLFSGAFVPVPRMTGAGEAISRAMTNRWAFEALGGGVGLESLWRAGASPLGRPLLDSYGDSFGRPAERGWLVLTGFALLFLAVAWAILVRKCREGVARSRAGR, from the coding sequence ATGCCGACGCCCATACAGCCGCGCTCGTCCGCCGAAACCCCCGCACTCCCGCCCAACGGCACGCGCGTGCGGGCCCGTTCGGTGGGTCAGCGGGTGCGCGGGGCGGGCCGTGTCCTGGACCGCGTGTCCCTCGACCTCGCTCCCGGACGGCTCACCGTGATCGCCGGCAGCAGCGGGGCGGGCAAGACCGTCCTGTTGCAGACGCTGGCCGGGCTGCGCGCTCCCACCGAGGGGTCGGTCCTGCACGACGGGGACCAACCCGGCTCGCCGGGGCCGGAGTTCGGGTTCGTTCCGCAGGAGGACATCATCCACCGCGAGCTGCCGCTGCACCGGACGCTGGTGTACGCGGCGAAGCTGCGGATGCCCACGGGCACGGCCGCCGAGTCGGTCACCGTGCGTGTGGACCGGGTCCTGGAGACGCTCGGCCTCGCCGCCCGGGCCTCGACGCCCGTGCACGCGCTGAGCGGCGGGGAGCGCAAACGGGCGTGCGTCGCCGCCGAGTTGCTCACCCGGCCACGGGTGCTGTTCCTCGACGAGCCCACCTCCGGGCTCGACCCGGTGACCGGGGCCGACCTGCTGCGGACCCTGGGCGCGCTGGCGGAGGAGGGCACCACCGTCGTCCTGACCACGCACACCCTCGCCGATCTGCTCCGCGGTGACCAGGTCGTGTTCCTCTCGCCCGGCGGCGAGGTGGCGTACTCCGGTGAACCGGGCGCGCTGTGCGGCGCGTTCGGGGTCGGCACGGTCGAGGAGGTCTACGAGGCGGTGGCGGGCGGGGCGCGTGTCGCGCGGGCCCTCCCGGCGGACGACGCGGAGACCGCCGCGCCGGGCGCCGGGCGGAGCGGCGCACCGGCGTCTCCCGTGCGGCCACCGCGGTCTCCTGTAAGGCCGCGGCGCGTCGGCGCCGTGCGGCAGTGGTCACTGCTCACCCGCCGCGGTACCGCGCTGCTCCTGCGCAACCGTCTCTCGGTCGCGGTCCTGGCCGGTTCGCCCGTGCTGATCGTGGCGATGTTCGCGGTGCTGTTCCGCGCGGGGGCGTTCGACCCCGCGGCGCCGGATCCCGGAACGACCGCGATGATCATGTTCTGGATCGCCTTCGGCGCGTTCTTCTTCGGGCTGACGTACGGACTTCTGCAGATCTGCGCCGAACTGCCCGTGGTGCGGCGCGAGTGGCTGGCCGGTCTGCGGATCGGGCCGTACCTCGCGTCGAAACTGACCACGACGCTGCCGTTGCTCGCGGTCGCGGACGCGCTGCTGCTGGTGGTGCTGCGGGCGCTGGACCGGCTGCCCGCGGCGGGGTGGACGACGTACGGGTCCCTGTTCGTGTCGAGTGTGCTGGCCTCGGCCGCCGCGCTGGCCATGGGGCTGCTCGCCTCGGCGGCGGTGACGGAGCCGGCGCAGGCGACGCTGATGCTGCCGCTGCTCTGTTTCCCGCAGGTGCTGTTCTCGGGGGCGTTCGTGCCGGTGCCGCGGATGACGGGGGCCGGGGAGGCGATCAGCCGGGCGATGACCAACCGGTGGGCGTTCGAGGCGCTGGGCGGCGGGGTCGGCCTGGAGTCGCTGTGGCGCGCGGGTGCCTCACCGCTGGGCCGTCCGCTGCTGGATTCGTACGGGGACTCGTTCGGTCGTCCGGCGGAGCGGGGCTGGCTGGTCCTGACGGGGTTCGCGCTGCTGTTCCTGGCGGTGGCGTGGGCGATCCTGGTACGCAAGTGCCGGGAGGGCGTGGCGCGGAGCCGGGCGGGGCGGTGA
- a CDS encoding aminotransferase class V-fold PLP-dependent enzyme encodes MTRARSDGRAGDSGAGAGDDRFAELRTRDFGYLDEGGHTYLDHTGAGLPPTSLVTASAERITGGVFGNPHSESPASRASGLLLAEARRAVLAHFDADPAEYAVIFTPNATGALRLVGEAYPFRRGSRLVMSLDNHNSVNGLREYARAGGASTAYVPVSGPGLRIDEERLRRALSVRRRRPGPARGRRAPGSRGLLAYPAQSNFTGVRHPLEWIARAQESGYHVLLDAAAFVPASPLDLSRFHPDFTVVSWYKVFGHPTGVGSLIARRSALAGLRRPWFSGGTVFAVSAQARWHVLADDEAAFEDGTVNFLSIPDVTAGLRWIEGLGMDRVHAHVARLTARLLDGLRALRHGDGSPMVRIYGPEQAGAARGGTVALNLLGADGRIVDERIVTRDSAAHGISLRTGCFCNPGAGEAAFSLRPRLLRSVARRRVGSLEEYLELLRLPSAGAVRISLGVSSQPGDIETFLTFVTRTYRDRIPGVAGLAARAGC; translated from the coding sequence ATGACCAGGGCACGGAGCGACGGACGCGCGGGCGACAGCGGCGCGGGCGCGGGGGACGACCGTTTCGCGGAACTGCGGACACGCGACTTCGGCTACCTCGACGAGGGCGGCCACACCTACCTCGACCACACGGGCGCGGGGCTTCCGCCGACCTCGCTGGTCACCGCGAGCGCGGAGCGGATCACCGGCGGGGTGTTCGGCAATCCGCACTCCGAGAGCCCGGCCTCCCGCGCCTCGGGGCTGCTGCTGGCCGAGGCCCGCAGAGCCGTCCTCGCGCACTTCGACGCCGATCCCGCCGAGTACGCCGTGATCTTCACGCCCAACGCGACGGGAGCCCTTCGCCTGGTCGGGGAGGCCTATCCGTTCAGGCGCGGAAGCAGGCTCGTCATGTCGCTCGACAACCACAACTCGGTGAACGGACTGCGCGAGTACGCGCGCGCGGGCGGCGCGTCGACGGCATACGTTCCGGTGAGCGGGCCCGGTCTGCGGATCGACGAGGAACGGCTGCGCCGAGCGCTCTCCGTACGCCGCCGACGGCCCGGTCCGGCGCGCGGGCGGCGCGCGCCGGGCTCGCGCGGCCTGCTGGCCTATCCGGCGCAGAGCAACTTCACCGGGGTCCGGCATCCGCTCGAATGGATCGCGCGGGCCCAGGAGTCCGGCTACCACGTCCTGCTCGACGCGGCCGCGTTCGTCCCGGCGAGCCCGCTCGACCTCAGCAGGTTCCATCCGGACTTCACCGTGGTCAGCTGGTACAAGGTCTTCGGCCATCCCACCGGTGTCGGCAGTCTGATAGCCCGCCGGTCGGCCCTCGCCGGACTGCGCCGCCCCTGGTTCTCCGGCGGCACCGTCTTCGCGGTCAGCGCCCAGGCCCGGTGGCACGTCCTCGCGGACGACGAGGCGGCCTTCGAGGACGGCACGGTGAACTTCCTGTCCATCCCGGACGTCACCGCGGGCCTCCGCTGGATCGAGGGCCTCGGCATGGACCGGGTGCACGCCCACGTCGCCCGCCTGACCGCCCGACTGCTCGACGGGCTGCGGGCGTTGCGCCACGGCGACGGGTCCCCGATGGTCAGGATCTACGGTCCCGAACAGGCCGGGGCGGCCCGGGGCGGCACGGTCGCGCTGAACCTGCTCGGAGCCGACGGCCGGATCGTAGACGAACGGATCGTCACCCGGGACAGCGCCGCCCACGGCATCTCGCTGCGCACCGGATGCTTCTGCAACCCGGGCGCCGGCGAAGCGGCGTTCTCCCTCCGGCCGCGTCTGCTGCGTTCGGTGGCGCGCCGGCGGGTCGGTTCGCTGGAGGAGTACCTGGAACTGCTGCGACTGCCGTCGGCGGGCGCCGTGCGCATCTCGCTGGGTGTCTCCTCACAGCCCGGCGACATCGAGACGTTCCTGACGTTCGTGACCCGGACCTACCGCGACCGGATACCGGGGGTGGCCGGACTGGCGGCCCGGGCGGGCTGCTGA
- a CDS encoding DUF4177 domain-containing protein, producing MSSAYTYEYKVVTFRESLIGDALDSDKLEKVLNKHAEDGWALKAITSADVKGRIGPGAVEGLLLTFERPRG from the coding sequence ATGAGTAGCGCATACACGTACGAATACAAGGTCGTCACCTTCCGCGAGTCGCTCATCGGCGACGCGCTGGACAGCGACAAGCTGGAGAAGGTGCTGAACAAGCACGCCGAGGACGGCTGGGCGCTGAAGGCGATCACCTCCGCGGACGTGAAGGGCCGCATAGGTCCGGGCGCCGTCGAGGGGCTCCTCCTGACCTTCGAGCGGCCTCGCGGATAA
- a CDS encoding VOC family protein: MMSDRTLDRGVVSSHTVFGAPCWVSLTTRDLRATEDFYHAVLGWEWHSGALGDQYRFARVNGVPVAGVSGMSGIGPKMATWTTYFAVASADETVSRSQERGGTTAVGPISFPPGRAALLADRDGAVFGIWEGQLVAGWEAWRRAAPVFVRLHTRDAFDAAIFYAEVLQWASSDPASCQVDYEDNEVVLRSQGDVVARIHSGAVGAAPDPTIRPHWRVHFAVDDVETCARAARAHGGTAHQQGAGSTEAILSDPDGAHFSVSSQDSR, translated from the coding sequence ATGATGAGCGACAGGACACTCGACCGTGGGGTCGTCTCCAGCCACACGGTGTTCGGCGCGCCGTGCTGGGTCAGTCTGACCACACGTGATCTGCGCGCCACCGAGGACTTCTACCACGCCGTACTGGGCTGGGAGTGGCATTCGGGCGCGCTGGGCGATCAGTACCGGTTCGCCCGGGTCAACGGGGTCCCGGTCGCGGGCGTCTCGGGGATGTCCGGGATCGGACCGAAGATGGCCACCTGGACCACCTACTTCGCCGTGGCCTCGGCGGACGAGACCGTGTCACGCAGCCAGGAGCGCGGCGGTACGACCGCGGTGGGCCCCATCTCCTTCCCACCCGGGCGGGCGGCACTGCTGGCCGACCGGGACGGCGCGGTCTTCGGTATCTGGGAGGGGCAGCTGGTGGCCGGCTGGGAGGCCTGGCGCCGGGCGGCACCGGTCTTCGTACGACTGCACACCCGGGACGCCTTCGACGCCGCGATCTTCTACGCGGAGGTCCTGCAGTGGGCTTCCTCGGACCCCGCTTCCTGCCAGGTCGACTACGAGGACAACGAGGTCGTGCTGCGCAGCCAGGGCGACGTCGTGGCCCGTATCCACTCGGGCGCGGTCGGGGCGGCACCGGACCCCACGATCAGGCCCCACTGGCGGGTCCACTTCGCGGTCGACGACGTGGAGACCTGCGCCCGCGCCGCACGCGCCCACGGGGGCACGGCCCACCAGCAGGGGGCCGGCTCCACGGAGGCGATCCTCAGCGACCCCGACGGGGCGCACTTCAGCGTGAGTTCCCAGGACAGCCGATAG
- a CDS encoding DUF6296 family protein yields MHTPDRYRLSFTHQESGVGVITDEVVVERTATLGPGGNPVYSDPTGILRAEISSAGEVRMLASGGYQSPVSPTAEPLP; encoded by the coding sequence ATGCACACCCCGGACCGCTACCGGTTGAGCTTCACCCATCAGGAATCAGGTGTCGGCGTCATCACGGACGAGGTGGTCGTCGAACGCACCGCCACCCTCGGGCCGGGCGGAAACCCGGTGTACTCCGATCCCACCGGGATACTCCGCGCCGAGATCAGCTCCGCGGGAGAGGTGCGGATGCTGGCCAGCGGTGGCTACCAGTCGCCGGTGTCACCCACCGCCGAACCGCTTCCCTGA
- a CDS encoding SpoIIE family protein phosphatase, translated as MVRLLGRSPTRSTPRPQGPREGTGRAAILRAALSGRSVAGQVFLLQVVIVLVLVVSAVVALVLQVRHDSSQEARNRSLAVAETFANSPGTREALSGPDPTAALQPRAEAARKASGVDFIVVMNAAGIRYTHPKPDRIGKKFVGDISPAQQGRTSVEEVNGTIGQLVQAVVPVKEPGGKVVGLVSAGITTANVGGVANRQLPLVLAAAAAALALATAGTALVSRRLLRQTRGLGPYEMTRMYEHHDAVLHAVREGVIIAGGEGRLLLANDEAQRLLDLPQDAEGRHVLELGLDPDTAALLSSGRVVTDEVHLVGDRLLAINQRPTDLQGGPPGSVATLRDSTELRALSGKAEVARERLKLLYDIGAGIGTSLDVTRTAEALAEVAVPRFADFVTVDLADSVLNGDDPEAGTDVRRTAFSGIRDDAPLYPVGEHIRFVATTPQAHSLRTGEAVVEPELDEAPGWLAQDLRRTGQVVEYGIHSLITVPLRVGPLAMGVVNFWRSEKPEPFDEEELALAEELVARAAVSIDNARRYTREHNMAVTLQRSLLPRSLPEQSALEIAYRYLPAHAGVGGDWFDVLPLSGARVAVVVGDVVGHGLHAAATMGRLRTAVHNFSSLDLPPDEILGLLDELVARIDLDEATEESNAAITGATCLYAIYDPASRLCTVARAGHPPPALVRPDGSVEFPDVPAGPPLGLGGLPFDTAELKLEEGSRLVLYTDGLVEDRDRDIDVGLELLRTALTGTGRRSPDDICRGVLDTLLPARPGDDIALIVAGTRVLDADHIAEWEVPSDPVAVGEVRAAVTRQLAEWGLDELAFSTELILSELVTNAIRYGSGPIQVRVLRDHSLICEVFDGSSTSPRLRYAAGTDEGGRGLFLVAQVAERWGTRYTPAGKVIWAEQPLP; from the coding sequence ATGGTCCGACTATTGGGTCGCTCCCCGACTCGGTCGACCCCTCGCCCCCAAGGGCCGCGTGAGGGGACCGGACGCGCGGCGATCCTGAGGGCGGCGCTGAGCGGACGCAGCGTCGCGGGCCAGGTGTTCCTCCTGCAAGTGGTGATCGTGCTGGTGCTGGTCGTCTCCGCGGTGGTGGCGCTGGTGCTGCAGGTACGGCACGACAGCTCGCAGGAGGCCCGCAACCGCTCACTGGCAGTCGCCGAGACCTTCGCCAACTCGCCCGGTACCCGCGAGGCGCTGAGCGGTCCCGACCCCACGGCGGCGCTGCAACCGCGGGCGGAGGCCGCCCGCAAGGCGTCCGGTGTGGACTTCATCGTCGTGATGAACGCCGCGGGGATCCGCTACACGCACCCCAAGCCGGACCGGATCGGCAAGAAGTTCGTCGGGGACATCTCCCCCGCGCAGCAGGGCCGCACCAGCGTCGAGGAGGTCAACGGCACCATCGGACAGCTGGTGCAGGCTGTGGTTCCCGTCAAGGAACCCGGCGGCAAGGTCGTGGGGCTCGTGTCCGCCGGCATCACGACGGCGAACGTGGGCGGGGTCGCCAACCGGCAGCTGCCCCTCGTTCTGGCCGCCGCGGCCGCCGCCCTCGCCCTCGCCACGGCGGGGACGGCCCTCGTGAGCAGACGGCTGCTGCGCCAGACCCGTGGCCTCGGCCCGTACGAGATGACCCGGATGTACGAGCACCACGACGCGGTGCTGCACGCCGTCCGGGAGGGAGTGATCATCGCCGGCGGGGAGGGCCGGCTGCTGCTCGCCAACGACGAGGCGCAGCGGCTGCTGGATCTGCCCCAGGACGCCGAGGGACGGCATGTCCTCGAACTCGGTCTCGACCCGGACACCGCGGCCCTGTTGTCGTCCGGACGCGTCGTCACGGACGAGGTGCACCTGGTCGGGGACCGGTTGCTGGCCATCAACCAGCGGCCCACGGACCTCCAGGGCGGCCCGCCCGGCAGCGTCGCGACGCTGCGCGACTCGACCGAGCTGCGGGCGCTGTCCGGCAAGGCCGAGGTGGCACGGGAGCGGCTCAAACTGCTGTACGACATCGGGGCGGGCATCGGTACGAGCCTGGACGTGACCCGCACCGCCGAGGCGCTGGCCGAGGTGGCGGTGCCGCGGTTCGCGGACTTCGTCACGGTGGACCTGGCCGACTCGGTGCTGAACGGCGACGATCCGGAAGCGGGCACCGACGTGCGCCGTACGGCGTTCAGCGGGATCCGCGACGACGCGCCCCTGTACCCGGTGGGCGAGCACATCCGGTTCGTCGCCACCACCCCGCAGGCCCACAGCCTGCGGACCGGTGAGGCCGTCGTCGAGCCCGAGCTGGACGAGGCCCCCGGCTGGCTCGCCCAGGACCTCCGGCGCACCGGCCAGGTCGTGGAGTACGGCATCCACTCGCTGATCACCGTTCCGCTGCGGGTGGGCCCGCTGGCGATGGGCGTGGTCAACTTCTGGCGCTCCGAGAAACCGGAGCCGTTCGACGAGGAGGAACTCGCCCTCGCCGAGGAACTGGTCGCGCGTGCCGCGGTCTCCATCGACAACGCGCGCCGCTACACACGCGAGCACAACATGGCCGTGACACTCCAGCGCAGCCTGCTGCCGCGCAGCCTGCCCGAGCAGAGCGCCCTGGAGATCGCCTACCGCTACCTGCCGGCCCACGCCGGGGTGGGCGGCGACTGGTTCGACGTCCTGCCCCTGTCCGGCGCCCGCGTCGCCGTGGTCGTGGGTGACGTCGTGGGCCACGGACTGCACGCGGCGGCCACGATGGGCCGGCTGCGCACCGCCGTGCACAACTTCTCCTCCCTGGACCTCCCGCCCGACGAGATTCTCGGTCTCCTCGACGAGCTGGTCGCCCGCATCGACCTGGACGAGGCGACGGAGGAGAGCAACGCCGCGATCACGGGCGCCACCTGCCTGTACGCCATCTACGACCCGGCCTCCCGGCTCTGCACCGTCGCCCGGGCCGGGCATCCGCCACCCGCGCTGGTCCGGCCCGACGGCAGCGTGGAGTTCCCGGATGTGCCGGCCGGCCCCCCGCTGGGACTGGGCGGCCTGCCGTTCGACACGGCGGAGCTCAAGCTGGAGGAGGGCAGCCGTCTGGTGCTGTACACGGACGGTCTCGTCGAGGACCGCGACCGGGACATCGACGTCGGCCTCGAACTGCTGCGCACCGCCCTCACCGGGACCGGCCGCCGTTCCCCGGACGACATCTGCCGGGGCGTGCTCGACACCCTGCTGCCCGCCCGGCCCGGCGACGACATCGCCCTGATCGTCGCCGGCACACGGGTGCTCGACGCCGACCACATCGCCGAGTGGGAGGTTCCCTCCGATCCGGTGGCCGTCGGCGAGGTGCGCGCCGCGGTTACCCGTCAGCTCGCGGAGTGGGGACTCGACGAGCTGGCCTTCAGCACGGAGCTGATCCTCAGCGAGCTGGTCACCAACGCGATCCGTTACGGGAGTGGCCCCATCCAGGTCCGCGTGCTGCGCGACCACAGTCTGATCTGCGAGGTCTTCGACGGCAGCAGCACCTCGCCCCGGCTGCGCTACGCGGCCGGCACGGACGAGGGCGGACGGGGCCTGTTCCTGGTGGCCCAGGTCGCCGAGCGCTGGGGTACGCGCTATACGCCCGCCGGCAAGGTGATCTGGGCCGAGCAGCCGCTGCCCTGA
- a CDS encoding Crp/Fnr family transcriptional regulator produces MPTALRLLPALSAEHRDRLMTVAREVSFPADGKIFEAGGTADRFWVVRSGTVSLYQQVVGERRISVATLGPGDLLGWSWLFPPHHWDFGAEAFSPVRAYEFDAGEVLGLCARDPALELSLTRTIAAILAHRLETTRAALIEHYARHGGGGLR; encoded by the coding sequence ATGCCCACTGCTCTGCGGCTGCTGCCCGCCCTCTCCGCCGAACACCGCGACCGGCTGATGACCGTCGCCCGGGAGGTCTCCTTCCCCGCGGACGGAAAGATCTTCGAGGCGGGGGGAACCGCGGACCGGTTCTGGGTGGTCCGCTCGGGAACCGTCTCGCTGTACCAGCAGGTCGTCGGGGAACGGCGCATCTCCGTGGCCACGCTCGGACCGGGTGATCTGCTCGGCTGGTCCTGGCTGTTCCCACCGCACCACTGGGACTTCGGCGCCGAGGCGTTCAGTCCGGTGCGCGCCTACGAGTTCGACGCCGGGGAGGTGCTCGGACTGTGCGCGCGGGATCCGGCGCTGGAGCTGTCCCTGACCCGGACCATCGCGGCGATCCTGGCCCACCGGCTCGAGACGACGCGGGCGGCCCTGATCGAGCACTACGCGCGCCACGGAGGCGGCGGTCTGCGCTGA